A single Candidatus Tectomicrobia bacterium DNA region contains:
- a CDS encoding Fic family protein, whose product MKRTFSRTYLKTHPWLTFQLDLRRAGQKLWVALGEAQSKCEHLAGVPLKPLYDQELHKIYLAKGILASAAIEGNTLSEKEVLDRLEGKKELPPSREYLGNEIDNIIEACNGILGDITRGEERKLSPGLVKDFNKAILKGLEVSEGVVPGEYTQHPIGVGRYRGAPPEDCEFLVERFCEWLNSPDFQAQDGYEIIHGLIKAVVAHLYLVWIHPFGDGNGRTARLLEVKFLLEAGVPSVAAHLLSNHYNQTRMEYYRQLDRASGSGGDIIPFIEYAIQGFVDQLREQISFVKTQQWEISWTNYIHETLSGRSRAEIRRRKLALALSSHVGPVPIGEIRKLSPELAEEYKDKTTKTIARDLNNLHEKNLVVREAMGYRARKETILAFLPVRKRENIQENSDVRPTLPLED is encoded by the coding sequence ATGAAGAGGACATTTTCTAGGACATACCTCAAGACACATCCCTGGCTGACTTTTCAGCTCGATCTCCGAAGGGCAGGCCAGAAACTATGGGTTGCCTTAGGGGAAGCGCAATCGAAATGCGAGCATCTGGCGGGAGTCCCCCTGAAACCTCTCTACGACCAAGAGCTGCACAAGATATATCTGGCGAAGGGCATTCTCGCCAGCGCGGCTATCGAAGGAAATACACTATCCGAGAAGGAGGTGTTGGATCGCCTCGAAGGCAAGAAGGAGCTTCCTCCTTCCAGGGAATATCTTGGAAATGAGATAGACAACATCATAGAAGCCTGCAATGGCATTCTCGGCGACATAACCAGAGGCGAAGAACGGAAACTAAGTCCAGGCCTGGTCAAGGATTTCAATAAAGCGATCCTAAAAGGCCTGGAAGTAAGCGAGGGGGTAGTCCCGGGGGAATATACCCAGCATCCTATCGGGGTTGGAAGGTACAGAGGAGCACCTCCCGAAGATTGCGAATTTCTGGTTGAGCGATTTTGCGAATGGCTAAACAGCCCGGACTTTCAGGCTCAAGATGGATACGAGATCATTCACGGCCTGATCAAGGCGGTTGTTGCGCACTTGTACTTGGTTTGGATTCATCCGTTCGGGGATGGAAACGGCCGGACCGCGCGTCTCTTGGAAGTAAAGTTCTTGCTGGAGGCTGGCGTTCCATCCGTGGCCGCTCACTTGCTCAGCAACCATTACAATCAAACTCGGATGGAATACTACCGCCAGCTAGACAGGGCGAGTGGATCGGGGGGGGATATTATTCCATTTATCGAATATGCCATCCAAGGTTTCGTAGACCAGCTAAGGGAGCAGATCAGTTTCGTCAAAACCCAACAGTGGGAAATTTCATGGACGAACTACATCCACGAAACTCTTTCCGGCAGGTCCCGTGCGGAGATTCGAAGGCGCAAATTGGCCTTGGCCCTTTCGTCGCACGTTGGGCCGGTGCCCATAGGTGAAATCCGCAAGCTCAGCCCGGAGTTGGCCGAGGAATACAAAGACAAGACAACAAAGACGATTGCCCGGGACCTAAACAATTTGCACGAGAAAAATCTGGTGGTTAGGGAGGCCATGGGTTATCGGGCAAGGAAAGAAACCATCCTGGCCTTTCTTCCCGTGCGGAAACGCGAAAACATCCAAGAGAATTCGGATGTTCGGCCGACTCTTCCTTTGGAAGACTAA
- a CDS encoding GAF domain-containing protein, with amino-acid sequence MQKPAPKPTPSSKSYLEAIRKVTGELTSTLDVADVFKDVVRLTAEATKAKGSALRLLDERTRRLELSASWGLSAGYLAKGPIDGGSSLSACMNGDIVHIRDVRTDPRVQYPGEAAAEGIASMLSVPMVLRGRVIGVVRLYSAESRDYSEEEMEFLRALADLGALAIEHARLYSSLKADHESLIGEFHAWFESSVYPPESVPRL; translated from the coding sequence ATGCAAAAGCCCGCGCCGAAGCCCACTCCCAGCAGCAAGTCCTACCTCGAGGCCATCCGCAAAGTGACCGGGGAGCTCACCTCCACCTTGGACGTGGCGGACGTGTTCAAGGACGTGGTGCGCCTGACGGCCGAGGCCACGAAAGCCAAGGGGAGCGCCCTGCGCCTCCTGGACGAGCGGACGCGCCGGCTGGAGCTATCGGCTTCGTGGGGGTTGAGCGCGGGCTACCTGGCGAAGGGCCCCATCGACGGAGGGAGCAGCCTCTCCGCCTGCATGAACGGGGACATCGTCCACATCCGGGACGTGCGGACCGATCCGCGCGTGCAGTACCCCGGGGAGGCGGCGGCCGAGGGCATCGCCTCCATGCTCTCGGTGCCCATGGTGCTGCGCGGGCGGGTGATCGGCGTGGTGCGGCTCTACTCGGCCGAGTCGCGGGACTACTCCGAAGAGGAGATGGAGTTCCTCCGCGCCCTGGCCGACCTCGGGGCGCTCGCCATCGAGCACGCCCGCCTCTACTCGAGCCTCAAGGCCGACCACGAGTCCCTCATCGGGGAGTTCCACGCCTGGTTCGAGTCGAGCGTCTACCCGCCCGAGAGCGTGCCGAGGCTGTAG
- a CDS encoding (2Fe-2S)-binding protein: MTEGKPSGPVCPSCRKEGIECLGTRKVPNPRVTLASLVREEGRGALSPDGPVYFCVQRDCVTVYFDRKGHEIAKDKLAVPVWQKEDASDIPVCYCFGHTARAIMDDAALHSPPRIPAAIWEKVKEGQCQCDVKNPQGACCLGNVAYWVKRRG; this comes from the coding sequence ATGACGGAGGGCAAGCCATCCGGCCCTGTTTGCCCCTCCTGCCGGAAGGAGGGCATCGAGTGCCTGGGAACCCGGAAGGTGCCCAACCCCCGAGTGACATTGGCCAGCCTCGTGAGGGAGGAGGGCCGGGGAGCGCTCTCGCCCGATGGGCCGGTGTATTTTTGCGTGCAGCGGGATTGCGTGACGGTCTACTTCGATCGGAAAGGCCATGAGATCGCCAAGGACAAGCTCGCCGTCCCCGTGTGGCAGAAGGAGGACGCGAGCGATATCCCGGTCTGCTACTGCTTCGGCCACACGGCGCGGGCCATCATGGACGACGCGGCGCTCCACTCCCCTCCCCGCATCCCCGCCGCCATATGGGAGAAGGTGAAGGAGGGCCAGTGTCAATGCGACGTGAAGAATCCTCAAGGGGCCTGCTGCCTCGGGAATGTGGCCTACTGGGTGAAGCGAAGGGGCTGA
- the merF gene encoding mercury resistance system transport protein MerF, with protein MNCRSQLKCGAAGSVLAAICCFTPVLAILLPAVGLAAWLGWADYVLLPLLVLFLALAAHGYRRMRRERAREDAPRGPSEAER; from the coding sequence ATGAATTGCAGGTCCCAGTTGAAATGCGGCGCGGCGGGCAGCGTCCTCGCGGCCATCTGCTGCTTCACGCCCGTCCTCGCGATCTTGCTTCCCGCCGTGGGGCTCGCGGCCTGGCTCGGCTGGGCCGACTATGTGCTGCTGCCCCTGCTCGTCCTCTTTCTTGCGCTCGCGGCCCACGGCTACCGGCGCATGAGGAGGGAGCGCGCGCGGGAGGACGCCCCGCGCGGGCCGTCGGAGGCTGAGCGATGA
- a CDS encoding CoA transferase, with translation MSPDTPRALEGLRVLEVCQVMAGPFCGALLADMGADVVKIENPDGGDQARHLGRHFAGGEGHGFMNLNRNKRSLALNLKEPAGRALLKEMAGKADALIENLRPGTLKKIGLGYEDLKRVNPGLVYASISGYGQTGPYKDRGGFDLVSQGLSSLMSFTGEPDRPPAKIPVPLCDLNAGIYTAFAVLGAYIHKLRTGEGQYIDTSLTDAGLGYTFWQASQFFPSGEPPRPLGSAHEMTAPYQAVRCKDGYIILGAANQNTWTYTCRAIGREDLLSRPEYATDGKRREHYQQLAAELEKEFAQKTRDEWIAILDAAKVPCGPILDMAEAFAHPQIQAREMAVEVDHPRAGRVKVLGIPPKLSATPGKIRRPAPLLGQHTDEVLREFGKSDEEIRRLREAGVVA, from the coding sequence ATGAGCCCGGACACCCCGCGCGCGCTGGAGGGGCTGCGCGTCCTCGAGGTCTGCCAGGTGATGGCCGGGCCCTTCTGCGGGGCGCTCCTGGCCGACATGGGGGCGGACGTCGTCAAGATCGAGAACCCGGACGGCGGGGACCAGGCCCGCCACCTCGGGCGCCACTTCGCCGGAGGCGAGGGGCACGGCTTCATGAACCTGAACCGCAACAAGCGGAGCCTGGCGCTCAACCTGAAGGAGCCGGCGGGCCGGGCGCTCCTCAAGGAGATGGCCGGGAAGGCCGACGCCCTGATCGAGAACCTCCGCCCCGGCACCCTCAAGAAGATCGGCCTGGGCTACGAGGACCTGAAAAGGGTGAACCCGGGTCTCGTCTACGCCTCCATCTCGGGCTACGGCCAGACCGGCCCCTACAAGGACCGGGGGGGCTTCGACCTCGTCTCCCAGGGGCTCTCGAGCCTGATGAGCTTCACCGGGGAGCCGGACCGTCCGCCCGCCAAGATCCCGGTGCCGCTGTGCGACCTGAACGCGGGCATCTACACCGCCTTCGCCGTGCTCGGCGCCTACATCCACAAGCTGCGCACGGGAGAGGGCCAGTACATCGACACCTCGCTCACCGACGCGGGGCTGGGCTACACCTTCTGGCAGGCGTCGCAGTTCTTCCCCTCGGGAGAGCCGCCCCGGCCCCTGGGCTCGGCCCACGAGATGACGGCCCCCTACCAGGCCGTCCGCTGCAAGGACGGCTACATCATCCTCGGCGCGGCCAACCAGAACACCTGGACCTACACCTGCCGGGCCATCGGCCGGGAGGACCTGCTCTCAAGGCCCGAGTACGCCACCGACGGGAAGCGGAGGGAGCATTACCAGCAGCTCGCCGCGGAGCTGGAGAAGGAGTTCGCCCAAAAGACCCGCGACGAGTGGATCGCCATCCTCGACGCGGCCAAGGTGCCCTGCGGGCCCATCCTGGACATGGCCGAGGCCTTCGCGCATCCCCAGATTCAAGCCCGCGAGATGGCGGTGGAGGTGGATCACCCCAGGGCGGGCCGGGTCAAGGTGCTGGGCATCCCCCCCAAGCTCTCCGCCACGCCGGGGAAAATCCGCCGCCCCGCGCCCCTTCTCGGCCAGCACACGGATGAGGTGCTGCGCGAGTTCGGGAAGTCCGATGAGGAGATCCGGCGCCTGCGCGAGGCGGGGGTGGTGGCGTAG
- a CDS encoding MFS transporter, which translates to MIVDADRLPARAPSFYYGWAIIGLAHLTLAFQVTTRFGFGIFQVPLIEEFGWSRGALGGAFALGLGAYAVAVPYAGSLLERYGPRRVMPWGCVIAGAGMTASFLVSSLWQVYLLSGILTGLGLALSGFGTHSAIMPRWFVRMRGRATGLALAGIGVGTLVLSPAIERAIAYWGWRYAYLLFGLSIVAVIAPLNFLLMRDYPEEKGQGPDGGPPRPPEVLSAVRGGHSGKGIRQVFLAVRGDIRFWAIVLLAFFIGLNANTIMSQLQLYLVDTGYPTATAALIFGAVGFIRMLGSVVGGWMGDGIGRGRGVAAAGGVVVLGLAFLLLLPAIGGGVANGLLYALIYGIGFGAISTCYSALAGDCFEGPTYGVIVGFLEICYGLGGVVGPPLAGLMFDLTGSYAIPFTVIAAGMGGSILIGFFLQWEIDRRKRGPS; encoded by the coding sequence ATGATCGTTGATGCGGACCGGCTGCCGGCGAGGGCGCCCTCGTTCTACTACGGCTGGGCGATCATCGGCCTCGCCCACCTCACCCTGGCCTTCCAGGTCACGACGCGGTTCGGGTTCGGCATCTTCCAGGTGCCCCTCATCGAGGAGTTCGGCTGGAGCCGGGGCGCGCTGGGCGGCGCCTTCGCCCTGGGGCTGGGGGCGTACGCCGTAGCCGTCCCCTACGCGGGCTCCCTCCTGGAGCGCTACGGCCCGCGGAGGGTCATGCCCTGGGGCTGCGTCATCGCCGGGGCTGGGATGACGGCGAGCTTCCTCGTCTCCTCCCTGTGGCAGGTATACCTGCTGTCGGGCATTCTGACCGGCCTGGGCCTGGCCCTGAGCGGCTTCGGGACCCACAGCGCGATCATGCCGCGCTGGTTCGTCCGCATGCGCGGCCGGGCGACGGGCCTGGCGCTGGCGGGGATCGGGGTGGGCACCCTCGTCCTCTCCCCGGCCATCGAGCGCGCCATCGCCTACTGGGGCTGGCGCTACGCCTACCTCCTCTTCGGGCTCTCCATCGTCGCCGTCATCGCCCCGCTCAACTTCCTCCTGATGCGCGACTACCCCGAGGAGAAGGGCCAGGGGCCCGACGGCGGCCCGCCCCGCCCGCCCGAGGTGCTCTCCGCGGTGCGCGGCGGCCACTCGGGCAAGGGGATCCGCCAGGTCTTTCTCGCGGTCCGGGGGGACATCCGCTTCTGGGCCATCGTGCTGCTGGCCTTCTTCATCGGTTTGAACGCCAACACCATCATGAGCCAGCTCCAGCTCTACCTGGTGGACACGGGCTACCCGACCGCCACGGCGGCCCTCATCTTCGGCGCCGTGGGCTTCATCCGCATGCTGGGGAGCGTGGTGGGCGGCTGGATGGGGGACGGGATCGGGCGGGGGCGCGGGGTGGCCGCCGCCGGGGGTGTCGTCGTCCTGGGGCTCGCGTTTCTCCTCCTGCTGCCCGCGATCGGAGGAGGCGTCGCCAACGGCCTGCTCTACGCCCTCATCTACGGGATCGGCTTCGGGGCGATAAGCACCTGCTACTCGGCCCTGGCCGGAGACTGCTTCGAGGGCCCCACCTACGGGGTGATCGTCGGCTTCCTCGAGATCTGCTACGGCCTGGGCGGGGTGGTGGGGCCGCCCCTGGCGGGGCTGATGTTCGACCTCACCGGGAGCTACGCCATCCCCTTCACCGTCATCGCCGCCGGCATGGGGGGGAGCATCCTCATCGGCTTCTTCTTGCAGTGGGAGATCGACCGGCGGAAGAGGGGTCCATCCTAA
- a CDS encoding SDR family oxidoreductase gives MEFEGKVALITGGAQGIGAATARRFAGEGASVVVADLDAARLGKLEAEIARTGGRVRGITADCGKKEGIERMISAAVEGHGGLDILVCGAIYRPTKPFLEVTEADLDLAWQVNIKGYFLSVQRAVPEFRKRGGGKVVLISSTFGFAGAPNFSVYCTCKGAVVNMARALAHDLARENINVNAVAPGPIMTEGMRELIRNDPSIEKHRTAGMPLPRFGEPEEIAEAILFLASPRSGYMHGHNMVVDGGYLAV, from the coding sequence ATGGAGTTCGAGGGGAAGGTGGCCTTGATCACGGGTGGGGCGCAGGGCATCGGGGCCGCCACGGCGCGGCGCTTCGCCGGCGAGGGCGCATCGGTCGTGGTGGCGGACCTGGACGCGGCGCGCCTCGGGAAGCTAGAGGCGGAGATCGCTCGCACGGGCGGCCGGGTGCGGGGGATAACGGCCGACTGCGGCAAGAAGGAAGGGATCGAGAGGATGATCTCGGCCGCCGTCGAGGGCCACGGCGGGCTGGACATCCTGGTCTGCGGGGCCATCTACCGGCCCACCAAGCCCTTCCTCGAGGTGACCGAGGCCGACCTCGACCTCGCCTGGCAGGTGAACATCAAGGGCTACTTCCTCTCGGTCCAGCGGGCGGTGCCCGAGTTCCGCAAGCGGGGAGGCGGGAAGGTGGTGCTCATCTCGAGCACCTTCGGGTTCGCCGGGGCGCCCAACTTCTCGGTCTACTGCACCTGCAAGGGGGCGGTAGTGAACATGGCGCGGGCACTCGCCCACGACCTGGCTCGAGAGAACATCAACGTGAACGCGGTGGCGCCCGGGCCCATCATGACGGAGGGCATGCGCGAGCTCATCCGGAACGACCCCTCCATCGAGAAGCACCGGACGGCCGGCATGCCGCTCCCGCGATTCGGGGAGCCCGAGGAGATCGCCGAGGCCATCCTGTTCCTGGCCTCGCCGCGCTCAGGCTACATGCATGGGCACAACATGGTCGTGGACGGGGGCTATCTGGCGGTGTAG
- a CDS encoding enoyl-CoA hydratase/isomerase family protein, whose amino-acid sequence MNAIELEMWGELARIMPELDRDPSVRVLVFRGAGERAFSAGADISRFAEERANTRQAREYAGHFFAGLDAVDAFSKPALCLIRGACVGGGVELAAAADLRVAGETSRFGVPVAKLGLVAGYAELRRFVQSIGPARTLDMLLTARLFTAEEMREAGFLARVVPDGEVEKTAYEMAERIASLAPKVHAWHKGFVKKILRDPGLSSLTEAEFESQFACFDTEDFREGVAAFLAKRTPRFKGR is encoded by the coding sequence ATGAACGCCATCGAGCTCGAGATGTGGGGGGAGCTGGCCCGGATCATGCCCGAGCTGGACCGAGACCCCTCGGTGCGCGTCCTGGTCTTCCGGGGGGCGGGGGAGCGGGCCTTCTCGGCCGGGGCGGACATCTCGCGCTTCGCCGAGGAGCGCGCGAACACCCGGCAGGCGCGGGAGTACGCGGGGCATTTTTTCGCCGGGCTGGACGCGGTGGACGCCTTCTCGAAGCCCGCCCTCTGCCTCATCCGGGGGGCCTGCGTGGGGGGAGGGGTGGAGCTCGCGGCGGCGGCCGACCTGCGTGTGGCGGGGGAGACGAGCCGCTTCGGCGTCCCCGTGGCCAAGCTGGGGCTCGTGGCGGGCTACGCGGAGCTCAGGCGCTTCGTGCAGAGCATCGGCCCCGCCCGCACCCTGGACATGCTCCTCACGGCGCGCCTCTTCACCGCCGAGGAGATGCGCGAGGCGGGCTTCTTGGCCCGGGTGGTGCCGGACGGGGAGGTGGAGAAGACGGCCTACGAGATGGCGGAGCGCATCGCCTCCCTCGCGCCCAAGGTGCACGCCTGGCACAAGGGCTTCGTCAAGAAGATCCTCCGCGACCCGGGGCTCTCCTCGCTCACGGAGGCGGAGTTCGAGAGCCAGTTCGCCTGCTTCGACACCGAGGATTTCCGGGAAGGGGTCGCGGCCTTCCTCGCCAAGCGCACGCCCCGGTTCAAGGGGAGGTAG
- a CDS encoding glutaredoxin family protein produces the protein MAFEEKLVDQDPGAMREIEERTGRRASPVILVGDEMVVGFDRGRLEALLGLGK, from the coding sequence GTGGCCTTTGAAGAAAAGCTGGTGGACCAGGATCCCGGGGCAATGCGGGAGATCGAGGAACGCACGGGGCGCCGGGCCAGCCCCGTCATCCTGGTGGGGGATGAGATGGTGGTGGGCTTCGACCGGGGGCGCCTGGAGGCCCTCCTGGGGCTGGGCAAGTGA
- a CDS encoding mercury resistance protein, which translates to MRTVLGKIMLGVAFLTCPCHLPIYLVLLGGTALGAAVSGSPGVTFALMGVVFLGALGAWNLLSRSPAPPSR; encoded by the coding sequence ATGAGGACGGTGCTTGGCAAGATCATGCTTGGAGTAGCCTTCCTGACCTGCCCGTGCCACCTGCCCATCTATCTTGTCCTGCTGGGCGGGACCGCGCTGGGCGCGGCGGTTTCGGGGAGCCCGGGCGTGACTTTCGCCCTGATGGGTGTAGTCTTCCTCGGGGCGCTGGGCGCGTGGAACCTGCTCTCCCGGTCGCCCGCGCCGCCGTCCCGGTAA
- the rsmI gene encoding 16S rRNA (cytidine(1402)-2'-O)-methyltransferase, producing MTDPRPDETRAPLPPGVYLVATPIGNLEDVSARQARVLRECDVVACEDTRHTGLLLSRLGIRRPLVSYHEHNEAARAEQLAARAAEGGRVAVVTDAGTPGISDPAYRVVRAAVERGVAVVPVPGPSAVVAALSASGLPTDRFAFEGFLPQKGEKRRRRLEALLEEERTVVLYESPHRAARLAAEVAALAPGRPVALARELTKLHEEFVRGTAQEVAEELGKRTVRGECVFLIGPKRMEEEEEEKEGNP from the coding sequence ATGACCGATCCCCGCCCCGACGAAACCCGCGCCCCCCTTCCCCCCGGCGTCTACCTGGTCGCCACCCCCATCGGGAACCTGGAGGACGTCTCGGCGCGCCAGGCGCGGGTGCTCCGGGAGTGCGACGTGGTCGCCTGCGAGGACACCCGCCACACGGGGCTCCTCCTCTCCCGCCTGGGCATCAGGCGGCCCCTCGTGAGCTACCACGAGCACAACGAGGCGGCCCGGGCGGAGCAGCTCGCGGCCCGGGCGGCGGAGGGCGGGCGCGTGGCCGTGGTAACGGACGCGGGGACGCCGGGCATCTCGGACCCGGCCTACCGGGTGGTGCGGGCCGCCGTGGAGCGGGGGGTGGCGGTCGTGCCTGTCCCCGGCCCCTCGGCGGTGGTCGCGGCGCTCTCGGCCTCGGGGCTCCCGACGGATCGCTTCGCCTTCGAGGGCTTCCTCCCCCAGAAGGGGGAAAAGCGCCGCAGGCGCCTCGAGGCGCTCCTGGAGGAGGAACGGACGGTGGTGCTCTACGAGTCGCCCCACCGGGCGGCGCGGCTCGCGGCGGAGGTGGCGGCCCTGGCCCCCGGCCGGCCGGTGGCCCTCGCCCGGGAGCTGACCAAGCTGCACGAGGAGTTCGTGCGGGGGACGGCCCAGGAGGTGGCGGAGGAGCTCGGGAAGAGAACGGTCAGGGGCGAGTGCGTCTTCCTGATCGGGCCGAAACGGATGGAGGAGGAGGAAGAGGAGAAGGAAGGGAATCCGTAG
- a CDS encoding YnfA family protein, producing the protein MPVAKSILLFLAAGLCEIGGGWLVWQWWRNGRSAAVGAAGALALFLYGVVPTYQPAHFGRVYAAYGGWFVVLSLAWGWALDGTRPDRFDLLGGLLCLAGVAVVMYAPR; encoded by the coding sequence ATCCCTGTGGCGAAGTCCATCCTCCTCTTCCTGGCGGCGGGGCTGTGCGAGATCGGCGGGGGCTGGCTCGTCTGGCAGTGGTGGCGGAACGGGCGGAGCGCGGCGGTGGGGGCGGCCGGGGCGCTCGCCCTCTTCCTCTACGGCGTCGTGCCCACCTACCAGCCGGCGCACTTCGGCCGGGTGTACGCGGCCTACGGGGGCTGGTTCGTCGTCCTCTCCTTGGCCTGGGGCTGGGCGCTGGACGGGACCCGCCCCGACCGCTTCGATCTCCTGGGCGGCCTCCTCTGCCTCGCCGGGGTGGCCGTCGTCATGTACGCGCCCCGGTAG
- a CDS encoding MmgE/PrpD family protein, whose protein sequence is MTMAEDLAAFASSVSCEGMSEAARKQVKLLVLDALGCAIGSLGAEPIEHLRKHAEEFGGAPLSTLIGGGQTAPDRAAFYNTALVRDLDFNDSYMGKKGTVHPSDNLGAVLAAAEYAGASGTDFIPALALAYQVQCRLADVAGSEARGFDQGVAGAYGSAAGAARALGLHAKRAAHAIAIAGASNNPLFVTRTGHISHWKGFAMAAAGMNAAHAAFLAMRGVTGPLAVFEGTGGMMEAVSGPFEIDWSREKLDRVLGVAIKKYNAGVHSQTALEAALELREKHGFKGEEIEAVEVGLYERAYNIMGGGKYGGKHDIRNKETADHSLPYVLAAALLDGQLLPAQYAPARIAAPDVQALLRKVKVVLAEDLTARYPAHSCARVKITLKDGRSFADEHEDYEGFPTRPMRWETVAAKFHALAAPRAPEPLRRDIEEACARLDSIRVRDLTALLGRVGRG, encoded by the coding sequence ATGACCATGGCCGAAGACCTCGCCGCGTTCGCCTCCAGCGTTTCCTGCGAGGGGATGTCCGAGGCGGCGCGGAAGCAGGTGAAGCTCCTGGTGCTCGACGCCCTGGGCTGCGCCATCGGCTCGCTGGGGGCGGAGCCCATCGAGCATCTGCGGAAGCACGCGGAGGAGTTCGGGGGCGCCCCGCTCTCGACCCTCATCGGAGGCGGGCAGACCGCCCCCGACCGGGCGGCCTTCTACAACACCGCGCTCGTGCGCGACCTCGACTTCAACGACAGCTACATGGGGAAGAAGGGCACCGTCCACCCGAGCGACAACCTGGGGGCGGTGCTCGCCGCGGCGGAGTACGCCGGGGCCTCGGGCACGGACTTCATCCCGGCGCTGGCCCTCGCCTACCAGGTGCAGTGCCGCCTGGCGGACGTGGCGGGGTCCGAGGCGCGGGGCTTCGACCAGGGGGTGGCCGGGGCCTACGGCTCGGCGGCGGGGGCGGCGCGGGCGCTGGGGCTGCACGCGAAGCGGGCGGCGCACGCCATCGCCATCGCCGGGGCCTCGAACAATCCCCTGTTCGTGACGCGCACGGGCCACATCTCCCACTGGAAGGGCTTCGCCATGGCCGCGGCGGGGATGAACGCGGCGCACGCCGCCTTCCTCGCCATGCGGGGGGTGACGGGCCCCCTGGCCGTCTTCGAGGGGACGGGCGGGATGATGGAGGCCGTCTCGGGGCCCTTCGAGATCGACTGGTCCCGGGAGAAGCTCGACCGGGTGCTCGGGGTGGCCATCAAGAAGTACAACGCGGGCGTCCACTCCCAGACGGCCCTCGAGGCCGCGCTGGAGCTCCGGGAGAAGCACGGCTTCAAGGGGGAAGAGATCGAAGCGGTCGAGGTGGGCCTCTACGAGCGCGCCTACAACATCATGGGCGGGGGGAAGTACGGCGGGAAGCACGACATCCGCAACAAGGAGACGGCCGACCACAGCCTGCCCTACGTCCTGGCGGCGGCCCTCCTCGACGGCCAGCTCCTGCCCGCCCAGTACGCGCCGGCGCGCATCGCGGCCCCGGACGTCCAGGCCCTGCTCCGGAAGGTGAAGGTCGTCCTGGCGGAGGACCTCACCGCCCGCTACCCGGCCCACTCCTGCGCGCGGGTGAAGATCACCCTCAAGGACGGCCGCTCCTTCGCGGACGAGCACGAGGACTACGAGGGCTTCCCCACCCGGCCCATGCGCTGGGAGACGGTGGCCGCCAAGTTCCACGCGCTCGCCGCGCCCCGCGCCCCCGAGCCGCTGCGGCGGGACATCGAGGAGGCCTGCGCCCGGCTCGACTCGATCCGGGTGCGCGACCTCACGGCGCTGCTCGGGCGGGTGGGGAGGGGGTAG
- a CDS encoding histone deacetylase, which translates to MCVFIYHPGYWADIGPHVLQQGKYRATYERLRAAGLPEGAFREPAPATVEEVRRVHTKEYVDDLLGGVHTERTCTSELPLTPEIVRAAFLAVGGTLLAAREALARGRALNLTGGFHHAFAGQAEGFCYMNDLAVAVRVLQHEGAIARAAVIDCDLHQGNGTAVIFRGDPAVFTFSIHQQNIYPAKRRSDLDVGLYDLAGDAEYLAHMRTHVPEILDGHRPDIVLYQAGADPFAGDQLGTLKLTKAGLRERDDLVISECERRGIPVAGTLGGGYAADPSDTVDIHAGTAMAFWETRAKAILLS; encoded by the coding sequence ATGTGCGTCTTCATCTACCACCCCGGCTACTGGGCCGACATCGGCCCCCACGTCCTCCAGCAGGGGAAGTACCGGGCCACCTACGAGCGCCTGCGCGCGGCGGGCCTGCCCGAGGGCGCCTTCCGGGAGCCCGCGCCGGCCACGGTGGAGGAGGTGCGCCGCGTCCACACGAAGGAGTACGTGGACGATCTCCTCGGCGGCGTTCACACCGAGCGGACCTGCACGAGCGAGCTTCCCCTCACGCCGGAGATCGTGCGGGCGGCCTTCCTCGCGGTCGGGGGCACCCTCCTGGCGGCTCGCGAGGCGCTGGCCCGGGGCAGGGCGCTCAACCTGACGGGGGGCTTCCACCACGCCTTCGCGGGGCAGGCCGAGGGCTTCTGCTACATGAACGACCTAGCGGTGGCGGTCCGCGTCCTCCAGCATGAGGGCGCCATCGCCCGGGCCGCCGTCATCGACTGCGACCTCCACCAGGGGAATGGCACCGCCGTCATCTTCCGGGGCGACCCGGCCGTCTTCACCTTCTCCATCCACCAGCAGAACATCTACCCGGCTAAGCGCAGGAGCGACCTCGACGTGGGCCTCTACGATCTGGCGGGGGACGCGGAGTACCTCGCCCACATGCGCACGCACGTCCCCGAGATCCTCGACGGTCACCGGCCGGACATCGTTCTCTACCAGGCGGGCGCCGACCCCTTCGCCGGCGACCAGCTCGGCACCCTCAAGCTCACCAAGGCGGGCCTGCGGGAGCGGGACGATCTTGTGATATCAGAATGCGAAAGGCGCGGAATCCCCGTGGCCGGGACCCTGGGCGGGGGCTACGCCGCGGACCCCTCGGACACCGTGGACATCCACGCCGGGACGGCCATGGCCTTCTGGGAAACCCGGGCGAAAGCAATATTACTTTCCTAG